The following proteins are encoded in a genomic region of Gossypium hirsutum isolate 1008001.06 chromosome D05, Gossypium_hirsutum_v2.1, whole genome shotgun sequence:
- the LOC107905895 gene encoding E3 ubiquitin-protein ligase ORTHRUS 2 isoform X1: MLYESLQREREARTILRFLREQMDGVDRERRRWRSFKERLGFKVMGCCGTAWGFGSTEMSVTDDGIVGAEGRVDPGHNPDPGCINPAPVSSGMNLAEALAAERNFRAVPAREGGDVGIRAPGTPIRVSLMRLLEEEEEEGKGGAQIGNDSMCCVCMGRKKGAAFIPCGHTFCRMCSRELWLNRGRCPLCNRSILEILDIF, translated from the exons ATGCTGTAC GAATCATTGCAGCGGGAGAGGGAAGCAAGAACAATCCTGAGATTTCTTAGAGAACAAATGGACGGTGTAGATAGGGAAAGGAGGAGATGGAGGAGTTTCAAGGAACGGCTAGGATTTAAAGTCATGGGTTGTTGTGGGACCGCATGGGGTTTTGGGTCAACCGAAATGAGCGTCACGGACGACGGTATTGTTGGAGCTGAAGGACGAGTAGACCCAGGTCACAACCCGGATCCAGGTTGCATTAACCCGGCTCCCGTTTCGTCGGGCATGAATCTGGCGGAGGCTTTAGCAGCGGAGCGAAATTTTCGGGCAGTGCCGGCACGGGAGGGAGGTGACGTGGGGATTAGAGCGCCAGGGACGCCGATTAGGGTGTCGTTGATGAGGCTGTTGGAGGAGGAAGAAGAGGAGGGGAAAGGTGGCGCGCAGATTGGGAATGATTCAATGTGCTGCGTGTGCATGGGGAGGAAGAAAGGTGCGGCGTTTATCCCATGTGGACACACTTTTTGCAGGATGTGTTCGAGGGAACTGTGGTTGAATCGAGGGCGTTGTCCCCTCTGCAACCGTTCAATCCTCGAGATTCTTGACATTTTCTAA
- the LOC107905895 gene encoding E3 ubiquitin-protein ligase ORTHRUS 2 isoform X2 yields MDGVDRERRRWRSFKERLGFKVMGCCGTAWGFGSTEMSVTDDGIVGAEGRVDPGHNPDPGCINPAPVSSGMNLAEALAAERNFRAVPAREGGDVGIRAPGTPIRVSLMRLLEEEEEEGKGGAQIGNDSMCCVCMGRKKGAAFIPCGHTFCRMCSRELWLNRGRCPLCNRSILEILDIF; encoded by the coding sequence ATGGACGGTGTAGATAGGGAAAGGAGGAGATGGAGGAGTTTCAAGGAACGGCTAGGATTTAAAGTCATGGGTTGTTGTGGGACCGCATGGGGTTTTGGGTCAACCGAAATGAGCGTCACGGACGACGGTATTGTTGGAGCTGAAGGACGAGTAGACCCAGGTCACAACCCGGATCCAGGTTGCATTAACCCGGCTCCCGTTTCGTCGGGCATGAATCTGGCGGAGGCTTTAGCAGCGGAGCGAAATTTTCGGGCAGTGCCGGCACGGGAGGGAGGTGACGTGGGGATTAGAGCGCCAGGGACGCCGATTAGGGTGTCGTTGATGAGGCTGTTGGAGGAGGAAGAAGAGGAGGGGAAAGGTGGCGCGCAGATTGGGAATGATTCAATGTGCTGCGTGTGCATGGGGAGGAAGAAAGGTGCGGCGTTTATCCCATGTGGACACACTTTTTGCAGGATGTGTTCGAGGGAACTGTGGTTGAATCGAGGGCGTTGTCCCCTCTGCAACCGTTCAATCCTCGAGATTCTTGACATTTTCTAA
- the LOC107905894 gene encoding plastid-lipid-associated protein, chloroplastic, translated as MATVSQLNNFPCKTFLITPQNSNFTSKLPVLPLNSTKPTQNSIKKSQFLTQKSVQPRPVFQVRASDADDEWGPDKEEPVVIESPGVAVAEEKKPDDAGEIESLKKALVDSFYGTDRGLKASSETRAEIVELITQLEAKNPTPAPTEALPLLNGKWILKYTSFPGLFPLLSRGQFPLVKVEEISQTIDAESLTVQNSVQFAGPLASSSISTSAKFEVRSPKRVQIKFQEGIIGTPQLTDSIVLPENVEFLGQKIDLTPIKGLLTSVQDTASSVAKTISSQPPLKIPLSNSNAESWLLTTYLDDELRISRGDAGSVFVLVKEGSALLN; from the exons ATGGCTACTGTTTCTCAATTGAATAACTTTCCATGCAAGACCTTCTTAATAACCCCACAAAACAGTAACTTTACCTCAAAACTTCCGGTTCTGCCTCTAAACTCTACAAAACCAACTCAGAATTCGATCAAGAAATCTCAATTTTTGACCCAGAAATCAGTCCAGCCAAGGCCTGTTTTCCAGGTCCGTGCTTCGGACGCCGACGACGAATGGGGCCCGGACAAGGAGGAGCCAGTTGTAATCGAGAGTCCTGGAGTGGCCGTGGCGGAAGAGAAGAAGCCTGACGATGCGGGGGAAATAGAGAGCTTGAAGAAAGCTTTGGTGGATTCGTTTTATGGGACGGATCGTGGCTTGAAAGCTAGCAGTGAGACCAGAGCTGAGATTGTTGAGCTTATAACTCAGCTCGAGGCCAAGAACCCGACTCCAGCACCAACTGAGGCTTTGCCTCTTCTCAATGGCAAATGGATTCTCAA GTACACATCATTCCCGGGTCTGTTTCCACTGTTGTCAAGGGGTCAATTTCCTTTAGTTAAGGTGGAGGAAATATCACAGACCATTGATGCCGAAAGTCTCACTGTGCAGAACTCTGTTCAGTTCGCTGGACCATTGGCCTCAAGTTCTATTAGCACCAGTGCTAAATTCGAGGTTCGAAGCCCCAAACGTGTGCAG ATCAAGTTTCAAGAAGGCATAATTGGAACTCCCCAGCTGACAGACTCCATAGTGTTACCAGAAAATGTGGAATTTCTAGGACAAAAAATTGATCTCACTCCTATTAAGGGCTTGCTGACCTCTGTGCAAGACACAGCTTCATCTGTTGCAAAGACCATTTCCAGCCAACCGCCATTGAAGATCCCATTATCAAACAGCAATGCTGAATCATGGTTGCTTACAACATACCTTGACGATGAACTGCGGATTTCAAGGGGAGATGCTGGGAGTGTGTTTGTGCTCGTCAAGGAGGGCAGCGCTCTCTTGAACTAA
- the LOC107902866 gene encoding probable transcription repressor OFP9, giving the protein MKASKEHKQQGLQQRGCKALCCSCRLSVSSSEEAESSNSDRYASISSLAHAMVQERLDQMIRERQETRHNVERRRQSSEGTKFIVMVAMEKCSYDPREDFSKSMVEMIKANRIQEPKDLRNLLNYYVSMNSEEYHGIILEVFHEVCTNLFLCCKRH; this is encoded by the coding sequence ATGAAAGCCTCCAAAGAACACAAGCAGCAAGGGCTTCAACAGAGAGGATGCAAGGCATTGTGCTGCAGTTGCAGGCTTAGTGTCTCTTCTTCAGAAGAAGCAGAAAGCTCCAATTCAGATCGATACGCATCAATATCGAGTCTAGCACACGCCATGGTTCAAGAGAGATTAGACCAAATGATCAGAGAAAGGCAGGAGACAAGGCATAATGTCGAAAGAAGGCGGCAAAGTAGTGAAGGGACTAAATTCATTGTTATGGTAGCCATGGAGAAGTGTTCTTACGATCCAAGAGAAGATTTTAGTAAGTCTATGGTCGAGATGATTAAGGCGAACCGGATTCAAGAGCCAAAGGACCTTCGCAACCTCTTGAATTATTATGTATCTATGAATTCAGAGGAGTATCATGGCATTATACTAGAAGTTTTCCATGAAGTTTGCACTAATTTGTTCTTATGTTGTAAACGCCATTGA
- the LOC107907414 gene encoding phosphatidate cytidylyltransferase 2 gives MQKENNTTVPSAATPRIRHRKRSNEVIAEPSKANGGNLLVNDRNKYKSMWIRTHSTVWMIGGFALIVYMGHLYITAMVVVIQIFMAKELFNLLRKAHEDRHLPGFRLLNWHFFFTAMFFVYGRLLSQPLVNTVTSDKFLYQFVSSLIKYHMAICYFLYIAGFMWFILTLKKKMYKYQFGQYAWTHMILIVVFTQSSFTVANIFEGIFWFLLPASLIVINDIFAYIFGFFFGKTPLIKLSPKKTWEGFIGASVTTIISAFVLANILGRFRWLTCPRKDLSTGWLECDPGLLFKPENYILPGWISQWFPWKEISVLPVQWHALCFGLFASIIAPFGGFFASGFKRAFKIKDFGDSIPGHGGITDRMDCQMVMAVFAYIYHQSFVMRQGISVEMILDQILTNLSFEEQQSLLVKLGQILQERLEHS, from the exons ATGCAAAAGGAGAATAATACAACTGTGCCATCAGCTGCTACTCCTAGAATTCGGCACCGCAAAAGATCCAATGAG GTTATTGCAGAACCAAGTAAAGCAAATGGTGGAAATTTGCTTGTTAATGACCGTAACAAATACAAATCAATGTGGATCCGAACACACTCTACTGTTTGGATGATTGGGGGTTTTGCATTAATTGTCTACATGGGTCATCTCTATATTACAGCTATGGTGGTGGTTATCCAAATATTTATGGCAAAAGAGCTTTTCAATCTTCTCAGGAAAGCACATGAAGATAGGCATCTTCCAGGGTTTAGGCTATTAAATTG GCACTTCTTCTTCACCGCAATGTTTTTTGTATATGGCCGCCTTCTTAGCCAACCACTTGTCAATACTGTAACTTCGGATAAGTTTTTGTATCAGTTTGTTAGCAGCCTTATCAAGTATCATATGGCTATCTGTTACTTCTTGTACATTGCAG GTTTTATGTGGTTTATTCTTACATTGAAGAAGAAGATGTACAAGTATCAATTTGGCCAGTATGCATGGACACACATGATCCTGATCGTGGTCTTCACACAGTCGTCCTTTACTGTGGCCAATATCTTTGAAGGAATTTTTTG GTTTCTTCTTCCAGCATCGCTTATTGTTATCAATGACATTTTTGCTTATATCTTTGGTTTCTTCTTTGGAAAAACCCCATTAATCAAATTGTCTCCTAAGAAAACATGGGAGGGTTTTATTGGAGCGTCTGTTACAACTATCATCTCTGCATTCGTG CTTGCAAACATCTTGGGTCGTTTCCGTTGGCTAACCTGTCCAAGGAAG GATTTATCAACTGGTTGGCTTGAATGTGACCCAGGTCTATTGTTTAAACCAGAGAATTATATCTTACCAGGATGGATTTCTCAATGG tTTCCTTGGAAAGAGATCTCCGTTTTGCCTGTTCAGTGGCATGCTTTATGCTTTGGTTTGTTTGCATCAATAATAGCACCTTTTGGGGGATTTTTTGCAAGtggttttaaaagagcttttaagaTCAAG GATTTTGGTGATAGTATTCCTGGGCATGGTGGAATTACAGATAGAATGGATTGCCAG ATGGTGATGGCGGTATTTGCATATATCTATCACCAATCATTTGTCATGCGTCAAGGCATCTCAGTTGAAATGATCTTGGACCAG ATATTGACAAACCTTAGTTTCGAGGAGCAGCAGAGTCTTCTCGTGAAGCTGGGACAGATCTTGCAGGAAAGGCTTGAACATTCTTAA
- the LOC107907413 gene encoding mavicyanin yields the protein MAIVNMVMAVVIMAATLGGKLGAAQVHHVVGGDRGWDLSSDVASWSSGRSFRVGDKIWFAYAAAQESIAEVNSPEEYESCDVSNPIRMYTDGIDGIPLDGEGIRYFVSGKEESCKNGLKLHVEVMPFGNPEPEKPRVAVAAAAPTTPSGSARLYGSSVLLLVGLWLCHMAI from the exons ATGGCGATTGTGAATATGGTGATGGCTGTGGTTATCATGGCAGCGACCCTCGGAGGGAAATTGGGTGCAGCACAAGTACACCATGTGGTCGGAGGTGACCGTGGGTGGGACCTTTCCTCTGACGTGGCATCTTGGTCCTCCGGTAGGAGCTTCAGGGTTGGAGACAAAATCT GGTTCGCCTACGCCGCAGCACAGGAGAGCATTGCTGAGGTGAATAGCCCGGAAGAATATGAGTCGTGCGATGTGAGCAACCCCATAAGAATGTACACGGACGGCATAGATGGCATCCCGCTGGATGGGGAAGGGATCCGTTATTTCGTAAGCGGCAAGGAAGAGAGCTGCAAGAACGGTCTAAAGCTACATGTGGAGGTGATGCCTTTTGGGAACCCCGAGCCCGAAAAGCCCAGAGTTGCAGTGGCTGCTGCAGCGCCCACCACTCCTTCTGGATCAGCCCGGCTTTACGGAAGCTCCGTGTTATTATTGGTTGGGTTATGGCTTTGCCATATGGCTATTTAA
- the LOC107907412 gene encoding fumarylacetoacetase isoform X1 — MALGSFIQVLPDSHFSIQNLPYGAFKAHPTAPARLATAIGDYVVDLSEIAKAGLFNGPILAASDCFLQPTLNNFLALGRPAWKEARATLQKLLSSTEPTLRDNADLRQKSLVPMSKVEMVIPMEIGDYTDFYSSMHHAKNCGTIFRGPQNAIPQNWFHLPIAYHGRASSIVISGTNINRPRGQGYPTGQSPPYFGPSLKLDFELEMAAVVGPGNELGKAIDVNEATDHIFGLVLMNDWSARDIQAWEYVPLGPFLGKSFGTTISPWIVTLDALEPFACHAPKQDPHPLPYLAEKISKNYDIELEVQIKPSGQTDSCVVTRSNFKNLYWTVTQQVAHHTINGCNLRPGDLLGTGTLSGPEFESFGCLLELTWNGQKSLPLNGTTRKFLEDGDEVTFSGCCKGDGYNVGFGTCAGKIVPPRD, encoded by the exons ATGGCTTTGGGATCATTCATCCAAGTCCTTCCAGACTCCCACTTCTCCATCCAAAACCTTCCGTATGGAGCGTTTAAAGCCCATCCTACAGCACCTGCCCGTCTCGCCACCGCTATTGGTGACTATGTAGTAGATCTCTCCGAGATCGCCAAAGCCGGTCTTTTCAACGGCCCTATACTCGCCGCTTCCGATTGCTTTCTGCAG CCTACTCTGAACAATTTTTTGGCGCTGGGACGGCCTGCTTGGAAGGAAGCTCGTGCTACTCTTCAAAAGCTTTTGTCAT CTACGGAGCCAACCTTGCGTGATAATGCAGACTTGAGGCAGAAGTCACTTGTGCCGATG AGCAAGGTAGAAATGGTTATTCCTATGGAAATTGGAGACTACACGGACTTTTATTCATCCATGCATCATGCAAAGAATTGTGGGACCATATTTCGTGGACCTCAAAATGCAATTCCACAAAACTG GTTCCATCTTCCTATTGCCTATCATGGGCGAGCATCATCTATTGTCATCTCTGGAACAAACATTAATAGACCAAG GGGTCAAGGCTATCCAACAGGTCAATCTCCACCATATTTTGGACCTTCATTGAAGCTAGATTTTGAACTCGAAATG GCTGCTGTGGTTGGTCCAGGAAATGAATTAGGGAAAGCCATAGATGTTAATGAGGCTACAGATCATATCTTTGGACTTGTCTTGATGAACGACTGGAGTG CTCGAGATATTCAAGCATGGGAATATGTTCCTCTTGGACCCTTTCTTGGAAAGAGTTTTG GTACTACAATATCCCCTTGGATTGTGACACTTGATGCTCTTGAACCTTTTGCATGTCATGCTCCTAAGCAG GATCCCCATCCATTGCCATATTTGGCAGAGAAAATATCCAAAAACTATGATATTGAATTGGAG GTTCAAATTAAACCTTCTGGACAAACTGATTCATGCGTGGTTACAAGAAGTAATTTCAAGAACCT ATATTGGACAGTGACTCAACAAGTAGCACACCACACAATCAATGGTTGCAACCTGAGGCCAGGCGATCTCCTTGGAACTGGGACCCTTAGTGGGCCT GAATTTGAATCATTTGGATGTTTGCTGGAACTAACATGGAATGGACAAAAATCATTGCCATTAAATGGGACAACTCGAAAATTCTTAGAAGATGGAGATGAAGTAACCTTCTCTGGTTGCTGCAAG
- the LOC107907412 gene encoding fumarylacetoacetase isoform X2 — MALGSFIQVLPDSHFSIQNLPYGAFKAHPTAPARLATAIGDYVVDLSEIAKAGLFNGPILAASDCFLQPTLNNFLALGRPAWKEARATLQKLLSSTEPTLRDNADLRQKSLVPMSKVEMVIPMEIGDYTDFYSSMHHAKNCGTIFRGPQNAIPQNWFHLPIAYHGRASSIVISGTNINRPRGQGYPTGQSPPYFGPSLKLDFELEMAAVVGPGNELGKAIDVNEATDHIFGLVLMNDWSARDIQAWEYVPLGPFLGKSFGTTISPWIVTLDALEPFACHAPKQDPHPLPYLAEKISKNYDIELEVQIKPSGQTDSCVVTRSNFKNLYWTVTQQVAHHTINGCNLRPGDLLGTGTLSGPEFESFGCLLELTWNGQKSLPLNGTTRKFLEDGDEGDGYNVGFGTCAGKIVPPRD; from the exons ATGGCTTTGGGATCATTCATCCAAGTCCTTCCAGACTCCCACTTCTCCATCCAAAACCTTCCGTATGGAGCGTTTAAAGCCCATCCTACAGCACCTGCCCGTCTCGCCACCGCTATTGGTGACTATGTAGTAGATCTCTCCGAGATCGCCAAAGCCGGTCTTTTCAACGGCCCTATACTCGCCGCTTCCGATTGCTTTCTGCAG CCTACTCTGAACAATTTTTTGGCGCTGGGACGGCCTGCTTGGAAGGAAGCTCGTGCTACTCTTCAAAAGCTTTTGTCAT CTACGGAGCCAACCTTGCGTGATAATGCAGACTTGAGGCAGAAGTCACTTGTGCCGATG AGCAAGGTAGAAATGGTTATTCCTATGGAAATTGGAGACTACACGGACTTTTATTCATCCATGCATCATGCAAAGAATTGTGGGACCATATTTCGTGGACCTCAAAATGCAATTCCACAAAACTG GTTCCATCTTCCTATTGCCTATCATGGGCGAGCATCATCTATTGTCATCTCTGGAACAAACATTAATAGACCAAG GGGTCAAGGCTATCCAACAGGTCAATCTCCACCATATTTTGGACCTTCATTGAAGCTAGATTTTGAACTCGAAATG GCTGCTGTGGTTGGTCCAGGAAATGAATTAGGGAAAGCCATAGATGTTAATGAGGCTACAGATCATATCTTTGGACTTGTCTTGATGAACGACTGGAGTG CTCGAGATATTCAAGCATGGGAATATGTTCCTCTTGGACCCTTTCTTGGAAAGAGTTTTG GTACTACAATATCCCCTTGGATTGTGACACTTGATGCTCTTGAACCTTTTGCATGTCATGCTCCTAAGCAG GATCCCCATCCATTGCCATATTTGGCAGAGAAAATATCCAAAAACTATGATATTGAATTGGAG GTTCAAATTAAACCTTCTGGACAAACTGATTCATGCGTGGTTACAAGAAGTAATTTCAAGAACCT ATATTGGACAGTGACTCAACAAGTAGCACACCACACAATCAATGGTTGCAACCTGAGGCCAGGCGATCTCCTTGGAACTGGGACCCTTAGTGGGCCT GAATTTGAATCATTTGGATGTTTGCTGGAACTAACATGGAATGGACAAAAATCATTGCCATTAAATGGGACAACTCGAAAATTCTTAGAAGATGGAGATGAA